The following are from one region of the Streptomyces rubrogriseus genome:
- a CDS encoding ATP-binding cassette domain-containing protein — MKRIDDIPRAADSAVTVRGLVKHYGETKALDGVDLDVREGTVMGVLGPNGAGKTTLVRILSTLITPDSGQAHVVGYDVVRQPRQLRRVIGLTGQYASVDEKLPGWENLYMIGRLLDLSRRDARTRADELLERFSLTEAGKRPASTYSGGMRRRLDLAASMIGHPAVLFLDEPTTGLDPRTRNEVWDEVKRMVGDGVTVLLTTQYMEEAEQLASELTVVDRGKVIANGGIEELKAKVGGRTLRVRPADPLQLRPLAAYLDELGITGLASSTVDAERGAVLVPILSDEQLTAVVGAVTARGITVSAVTTELPSLDEVFLSLTGHRASAPQDPAPATDDTRQEVAV; from the coding sequence ATGAAGCGAATCGACGACATCCCCCGGGCCGCGGACAGCGCGGTCACCGTGCGGGGGCTGGTCAAGCACTACGGCGAGACCAAGGCGCTGGACGGCGTCGACCTGGACGTGCGCGAGGGCACCGTGATGGGCGTGCTCGGTCCGAACGGCGCCGGCAAGACCACCCTCGTACGCATCCTGTCCACCCTCATCACCCCCGACTCCGGCCAGGCGCACGTCGTCGGGTACGACGTCGTACGGCAGCCGCGGCAGCTGCGCCGCGTCATAGGGCTGACCGGGCAGTACGCCTCCGTGGACGAGAAGCTCCCCGGCTGGGAGAACCTCTACATGATCGGCCGGCTGCTCGACCTGTCCCGCCGGGACGCCCGCACCCGCGCCGACGAGCTGCTGGAGCGGTTCTCGCTCACCGAGGCCGGCAAGCGGCCCGCGTCCACCTACTCCGGCGGCATGCGGCGCCGGCTCGACCTGGCCGCCTCCATGATCGGGCACCCGGCCGTGCTGTTCCTGGACGAGCCCACCACCGGTCTCGACCCGCGCACCCGCAACGAGGTGTGGGACGAGGTCAAGCGCATGGTCGGCGACGGTGTCACCGTGCTGCTCACCACCCAGTACATGGAGGAGGCCGAGCAGCTCGCCTCCGAGCTGACCGTCGTGGACCGCGGCAAGGTCATCGCGAACGGCGGCATCGAGGAGCTGAAGGCCAAGGTCGGCGGCCGCACCCTGCGGGTCCGCCCGGCCGACCCGCTGCAACTGCGCCCGCTCGCCGCCTACCTGGACGAGCTGGGCATCACCGGGCTCGCCAGTTCCACCGTGGACGCCGAGCGCGGTGCCGTGCTGGTGCCGATCCTCAGCGACGAGCAGCTGACGGCCGTGGTCGGCGCGGTCACCGCGCGCGGCATCACCGTCTCCGCCGTCACCACCGAACTCCCCAGCCTGGACGAGGTCTTCCTGTCCCTCACCGGCCACCGCGCCAGTGCCCCGCAGGACCCCGCCCCGGCCACCGACGACACCCGCCAGGAGGTCGCCGT
- the panB gene encoding 3-methyl-2-oxobutanoate hydroxymethyltransferase: MTQLSAAQTPQRTPADGSRALYGGKINRRITVRDITAAKERGEKWPMLTAYDAMTASVFDESGIPVMLVGDSAGNCHLGYETTVPVTLDEMTMLSAAVVRGTSRALIVGDLPFGSYQEGPVQALRSATRLVKEAGVGAVKLEGGERSHRQIELLVESGIPVMAHIGLTPQSVNSMGYRVQGRGEEAAQQLLRDAKAVQDAGAFAVVLELVPAELAAEVTRTLHIPTVGIGAGPDTDAQVLVWTDMLGLTGGRMPKFVKQYADLRKVMGDAAKAYAEDVVGGTFPQDEHSVH, from the coding sequence ATGACGCAGCTTTCGGCTGCCCAGACGCCGCAGCGCACCCCCGCCGACGGGAGCAGGGCGCTGTACGGGGGCAAGATCAACCGCCGTATCACCGTCCGGGACATCACCGCCGCCAAGGAGCGCGGCGAGAAGTGGCCCATGCTCACCGCGTACGACGCGATGACCGCGTCCGTCTTCGACGAGTCCGGCATCCCGGTGATGCTCGTCGGCGACTCCGCGGGCAACTGCCACCTCGGCTACGAGACCACCGTGCCCGTCACGCTGGACGAGATGACGATGCTGTCGGCCGCGGTCGTCCGGGGCACCAGCCGCGCCCTGATCGTGGGCGACCTGCCCTTCGGCTCCTACCAGGAGGGCCCGGTGCAGGCGCTGCGCTCGGCGACCCGGCTGGTCAAGGAGGCCGGGGTCGGCGCGGTCAAGCTGGAGGGCGGCGAGCGCTCGCACCGGCAGATCGAGCTGCTGGTGGAGTCCGGCATCCCGGTGATGGCGCACATCGGCCTCACCCCGCAGTCGGTCAACTCCATGGGCTACCGGGTGCAGGGCCGCGGCGAGGAGGCGGCCCAGCAGCTGCTGCGCGACGCCAAGGCGGTGCAGGACGCGGGCGCCTTCGCGGTCGTCCTGGAGCTGGTGCCGGCCGAGCTGGCCGCCGAGGTGACCCGGACGCTGCACATCCCGACGGTCGGGATCGGGGCCGGCCCGGACACCGACGCCCAGGTGCTGGTGTGGACCGACATGCTCGGGCTGACCGGCGGGCGGATGCCGAAGTTCGTCAAGCAGTACGCCGACCTGCGCAAGGTCATGGGCGACGCGGCGAAGGCGTACGCCGAGGACGTCGTCGGCGGCACGTTCCCGCAGGACGAGCACTCGGTGCACTAG